The genomic segment AGCCAGAGCAGCGTCCGCATGGCGCGGTCGGGCTCCTCGGTCACTTCGAACTCGAACCCCTTGAAGTCTTTGTATTCCCAGCGAGCATGGTCCAGCATCTTTTTGTGCTCTGCTTCATTGGCCGGACGCGCCGGGAACGGCAGCCAACCCAAGGGGCCGAGATGGCTGAATCCGCCGTACTGCTTGATGCCGGCGCACCAATCCGACCAGCAACAGTCCAAGAGCTGGTGGCGAAAAGCGTGCGACGGCAGCAGGCGCCACTTCCACCACTTTTGCCGCATTTGATTGGGAGCTTCCGAATACTGGGCCAACACGGCCAGGTCGGCGGGGCCTAAGCGGTGTATGTCGATGCGGGCTTCTTCGCGCAGTGCCCCGCAGATTTGATTGAGAAACAACGGATGCACTTCCATCGCCAGCCGATCGGGATGGATGCCCTCGGCCAACAGGTCTTCAAGCAGCATCAGGTGCTGAATCGGCCCCGCGCCGGCCAACGCGAAGTTGAACACCAGCGGCTGCTCGGAAGTGAGATCGAACTTTTCCGCGCGCAGGCCGACCTCGGTGCGCGAGCTGCCCATGAGCACCA from the Pirellulales bacterium genome contains:
- a CDS encoding DUF1574 family protein; its protein translation is MSFSDSAKVARTTSRNRFLRRARAALICGGVAMALLQLGLCLALERWPQVRYPEYGFKLARLRERMMESPARPLVVLMGSSRTEVGLRAEKFDLTSEQPLVFNFALAGAGPIQHLMLLEDLLAEGIHPDRLAMEVHPLFLNQICGALREEARIDIHRLGPADLAVLAQYSEAPNQMRQKWWKWRLLPSHAFRHQLLDCCWSDWCAGIKQYGGFSHLGPLGWLPFPARPANEAEHKKMLDHARWEYKDFKGFEFEVTEEPDRAMRTLLWLCRQHQICMTMYIMPEGSQFQEVYPPDARARVDEYLAKLRREYDFDLYDATGWMRDDAFADSHHLLPEAADEFSRRFAREILRPALGLDDGSHMAEGVTQVERR